In Turicibacter sanguinis, a genomic segment contains:
- a CDS encoding PTS fructose transporter subunit IIC, with protein sequence MKKIVAVTGCPTGIAHTYMAEEALKKAAKELGVEIKVETNGAVGVENELTPQDIEEAVGVIIACDKDARVDRFVGKRVIEVSVKDGVHKAKYLVEQILAETAPIKGGSKPTHSSKEEPVAKQGVGHSIYKHLMNGVSHMLPLVVAGGVLIAISFLWGIHSADPTHETYNQFAAMLKQIGGVAFGFIVPVFTAYIASSISGRPGLIAGFVGGMIANDTGAGFIGGIVAGFFAGYLVLGLIHLLKGLPRQFEGLKSIFILPIIGVLLTGMLMLFLGEPVAAINNAVMSWLADLQDSNAILLGIVIGCMCAFDFGGPVNKAAYVTGTMLLAQGNYYFMAGVSAACITPPLVIALATTLFKNAFDEEERAAGLVNYILGFTHITEGAIPFAAKDPLRVIPMLMFGSAISAVLTYLMKVQVPAPHGGFLVLPVVTGAFQWVLAIFIGSLVGAIIYGGYRQRLLKK encoded by the coding sequence ATGAAGAAAATTGTAGCTGTTACAGGATGTCCAACGGGAATTGCGCATACTTATATGGCGGAAGAAGCGTTGAAAAAGGCAGCAAAAGAATTAGGAGTAGAAATTAAGGTTGAAACAAATGGAGCAGTTGGCGTTGAAAATGAGTTAACACCTCAAGATATCGAAGAAGCAGTTGGCGTTATTATTGCTTGTGATAAGGATGCGAGAGTTGATCGTTTTGTTGGAAAACGTGTCATCGAAGTATCTGTAAAAGATGGAGTTCATAAAGCGAAATATTTAGTTGAACAAATTTTAGCGGAAACTGCTCCGATTAAAGGTGGAAGTAAACCAACTCATTCAAGTAAAGAAGAACCTGTTGCAAAGCAAGGCGTTGGACACAGTATTTATAAACATTTGATGAACGGGGTTTCTCATATGCTACCACTTGTTGTAGCAGGTGGTGTTTTAATTGCTATTTCATTCTTGTGGGGAATCCATTCTGCGGATCCAACTCATGAAACGTATAACCAGTTCGCGGCGATGCTAAAACAAATTGGGGGCGTTGCGTTTGGATTTATTGTGCCAGTCTTTACAGCGTATATTGCGTCTTCAATTTCTGGGCGCCCAGGGTTAATTGCTGGGTTTGTTGGTGGGATGATTGCAAATGATACGGGTGCCGGATTCATTGGAGGAATCGTGGCTGGGTTTTTTGCTGGGTATTTAGTTCTTGGTTTAATCCATTTATTAAAAGGTCTTCCACGCCAATTTGAAGGCTTAAAATCCATTTTTATTTTACCGATTATTGGGGTATTGTTAACGGGAATGTTAATGCTTTTCTTAGGGGAACCAGTCGCAGCAATTAATAATGCTGTTATGAGTTGGTTGGCAGATCTTCAAGATAGTAATGCCATTCTTTTAGGAATTGTAATTGGATGTATGTGTGCTTTTGACTTTGGAGGACCTGTTAATAAAGCGGCTTATGTAACAGGAACCATGCTTTTAGCCCAAGGAAATTATTACTTTATGGCGGGTGTTTCGGCTGCTTGTATTACACCACCACTTGTGATTGCTTTAGCAACAACCTTATTTAAAAATGCATTTGATGAAGAAGAAAGAGCAGCTGGACTCGTTAACTATATTCTAGGATTTACTCATATTACAGAAGGTGCCATTCCGTTTGCAGCCAAAGATCCATTACGTGTGATTCCAATGTTAATGTTTGGTTCTGCTATCTCAGCTGTTTTAACTTATTTAATGAAAGTACAAGTTCCAGCTCCTCATGGTGGATTCTTAGTTTTACCAGTCGTAACAGGTGCTTTCCAATGGGTATTAGCTATTTTTATTGGTTCATTAGTGGGAGCTATTATCTATGGAGGATATCGTCAACGATTGTTAAAAAAATAA